A stretch of the Argentina anserina chromosome 6, drPotAnse1.1, whole genome shotgun sequence genome encodes the following:
- the LOC126800291 gene encoding uncharacterized protein LOC126800291, producing MADNNGEEQDTAAPPPSYYLVFLSIMSKRRTWVCIFVLVYAILLTSSWNFLKSILSWYKLQGQPSPSSSGWPALYASVLLGAVFGLLSMFAALAVMVPATVVTWIAIVVLLAFFGKPRRALVVEGRKITREIVGIVFKILLKEGNLVAAVCAVLGYFVLFRRNGNATPDLIN from the coding sequence ATGGCAGACAACAATGGCGAAGAACAAGACACAGCAGCGCCGCCGCCCTCGTATTACTTGGTGTTCCTCAGCATCATGAGCAAAAGGAGAACCTGGGTATGCATCTTTGTGCTGGTCTATGCGATCCTCTTAACGAGCTCATGGAATTTCCTTAAATCCATACTCTCGTGGTACAAACTACAAGGCCAGCCTTCGCCGTCGTCATCTGGGTGGCCGGCCCTCTACGCCTCCGTGCTCCTCGGCGCAGTTTTCGGGCTGCTCTCCATGTTTGCAGCGCTGGCCGTGATGGTGCCCGCCACTGTGGTGACTTGGATTGCAATTGTGGTTCTCTTGGCCTTCTTTGGGAAGCCCAGGAGAGCTTTGGTGGTCGAAGGCAGGAAGATCACTAGAGAGATTGTGGGGATAGTGTTCAAGATTTTGTTGAAGGAGGGCAATCTGGTGGCTGCTGTTTGTGCTGTTTTGGGCTACTTTGTACTTTTCAGGAGGAATGGTAATGCTACTCCTGACCTTATTAACTGA
- the LOC126800290 gene encoding uncharacterized protein LOC126800290 has product MGIPAAVTRSLKLSFVAYLVSAVLVLFLPHEFHNKVTVGRWMAEQITFYIGSFLVFLCWELSHHLHQTILDKQGSSYSTWLPQVIADRLLQTFVWKVALETENRLVVRAVYPTIEKALRANGSPLSMVTTEDIREIIALTAKATFITKSSEMMLSKHDLLLDKTLSGVIDKKRSINFPIEDGDT; this is encoded by the exons ATGGGGATCCCTGCAGCTGTCACACGATCCTTAAAGCTGTCCTTTGTGGCATATCTAGTCTCTGCTGTTCTGGTGCTGTTCCTTCCCCATGAGTTTCACAACAAAGTTACAGTTGGGAGGTGGATGGCGGAGCAGATTACCTTCTACATCGGGAGTTTCTTGGTGTTTCTATGCTGGGAACTAAGCCATCATTTACATCAG ACTATATTGGATAAACAGGGATCCTCTTATTCAACATGGCTGCCACAGGTTATTGCTGACAGACTTTTACAGACATTTGTATGGAAAGTTGCATTAGAAACTGAAAATAGGTTAGTTGTCCGAGCTGTGTATCCAACTATTGAAAAAGCACTTAGAGCTAATGGTTCACCATTATCAATGGTAACAACTGAAGATATTCGAGAAATTATAGCTCTCACGGCCAAGGCAACATTCATTACAAAATCTTCTGAGATGATGCTATCAAAACATGATCTGTTGCTTGATAAAACTCTGAGTGGTGTAATCGATAAAAAAAGGAGTATCAATTTTCCAATAGAAGATGGTGACACATAG
- the LOC126801060 gene encoding ketol-acid reductoisomerase, chloroplastic yields MAAATSSFSPSLTAPPPSSSASKTYAAPSTLAFSSSVSKSLNPLRARASPAANGAGGSALGARMVSVPAIKTPLSLDFETSVFKKEKINLAGHDEYIVKGGRDLFHLLPDAFKGIKQIGVIGWGSQGPAQAQNLRDSLTEAKSDIVVKIGLRKGSRSFDEARAAGFTEESGTLGDIWETVSGSDLVLLLISDSAQADNYEKIFSHMKPNSILGLSHGFLLGHLQSVGLDFPKNISVIAVCPKGMGPSVRRLYVQGKEINGAGINSSFAVHQDVDGRATDVALGWSVALGSPFSFATTLEQEYKSDIFGERGILLGAVHGIVESLFRRYTDSGMSEDSAYKNTVECVTGIVSRTISTKGMLEIYNSLSKADKKEFETAYSASYYPCMDILYECYEDVASGSEIRSVVLAGRRFYEKDGLPAFPMGKIDQTRMWKVGERVRSTRPAGDLGPLHPFTAGVFVALMMAQIEVLRKKGHSYSEIINESVIESVDSLNPFMHARGVSFMVDNCSTTARLGSRKWAPRFDYILTQQALVAVDNSSPINQDLISNFLSDPVHGAIEVCAQLRPTVDISVPADADFVRPELRSS; encoded by the exons ATGGCGGCCGCCACTTCCTCCTTCTCTCCCTCGCTCACCGCTCCACCGCCGTCTTCCTCCGCCTCCAAAACCTACGCGGCCCCCTCCACTCTCGCCTTCTCCTCTTCCGTCTCCAAGTCTCTCAACCCTCTCCGCGCCAGAGCCTCTCCCGCTGCTAATGGCGCCGGCGGCTCCGCTCTCGGCGCTCGTATGGTGTCAGTGCCGGCGATTAAGACGCCTCTGTCGCTTGATTTCGAGACCTCTGTTTTCAAGAAGGAGAAGATCAACCTCGCTGGCCACGATGAG TATATCGTGAAAGGAGGAAGGGACTTGTTCCATCTGCTGCCGGATGCCTTCAAGGGTATTAAGCAGATCGGTGTTATCGGTTGGGGTTCTCAG GGACCTGCTCAAGCTCAGAACTTGAGAGATTCTCTAACTGAAGCAAAGTCTGATATTGTGGTCAAG ATTGGGCTCAGGAAGGGATCCCGTTCTTTTGATGAAGCTCGTGCAGCTGGTTTTACTGAGGAGAGTGGGACCTTGGGTGATATATGGGAAACCGTCTCAGGCAGTGATCTTGTGTTGCTACTAATTTCTGATTCTGCACAG GCAGATAATTATGAGAAAATATTCTCACACATGAAACCAAATAGCATACTAGGTCTTTCCCACGGTTTCCTTCTGGGGCATTTGCAGTCTGTAGGACTTGACTTTCCTAAGAACATCAGTGTAATTGCTGTTTGCCCAAAGGGAATGGGTCCATCAGTAAGGAGACTTTATGTCCAAGGAAAAGAGATAAATGGTGCCGGAATTAATTCAAGCTTTGCAGTCCACCAG GATGTTGATGGAAGAGCTACAGATGTTGCCCTGGGCTGGTCAGTTGCCCTTGGTTCTCCTTTCTCATTTGCCACTACATTAGAGCAGGAATACAAAAGTGACATCTTTGGCGAGCGAG GCATATTACTTGGTGCTGTTCATGGAATTGTGGAGTCCCTTTTCAGAAGATATACCGACAGTGGAATGAGTGAAGATTCTGCTTATAAAAATACTGTTGAATGTGTAACTGGAATTGTGTCAAGGACCATATCAACTAAG GGAATGCTGGAAATATACAACTCTTTGTCCAAAGCAGACAAGAAGGAGTTTGAGACTGCATACAGTGCTTCCTATTATCCTTGCATGGATATCCTCTATGAATGCTACGAGGACGTAGCAAGCGGCAGTGAGATCCGCAGTGTAGTGTTGGCTGGGCGCCGATTTTAT GAGAAAGATGGTCTTCCTGCCTTCCCTATGGGGAAGATTGATCAGACCCGCATGTGGAAAGTTGGTGAGCGTGTCCGCTCGACACGTCCAGCTGGTGATCTGGGCCCACTACACCCTTTTACAGCTGGTGTTTTTGTGGCCTTGATGATGGCACAG ATTGAAGTGTTGAGGAAGAAGGGGCACTCCTACTCAGAGATAATCAATGAAAGTGTGATCGAGTCAGTGGATTCTTTGAATCCTTTTATGCATGCTAGGGGAGTTTCTTTCATGGTAGATAATTGCTCGACAACAGCGCGGTTGGGATCAAGGAAATGGGCTCCAAGATTCGATTATATCCTCACTCAGCAAGCGTTGGTTGCCGTGGACAACAGTTCACCCATCAATCAGGACCTCATTAGCAATTTCCTGTCGGATCCAGTGCATGGAGCCATTGAAGTGTGCGCTCAATTAAGACCCACAGTTGATATTTCAGTGCCTGCTGATGCTGACTTTGTGCGACCAGAGTTGCGTTCTAGTTGA
- the LOC126797020 gene encoding zingipain-2-like, with amino-acid sequence MALASIEFTYQMYSKFICLCLILIFGAWSSEATSRNVQDASIYERYEQWMAQYGRQYSYMNEKEARFNIFKKNVAFIESSNNANKPYKMSVNQFSDLTTEEFLDKRTGFKGPGDIPVPLPTTTFKYENVSMVPSSLDWRTKGAVMPVKDQGDCGSCWAFATVGALEGAHQLATGELVSLSEQELVDCNTVNFGCGGGYPDVAFEYIINKHGLTNEANYPYNASDNVCNATEAGSPSGSITRYEDVPANNELDLLKAVANQPVSVCFEVTQEFMHYSSGVFTGPCGTQVNHCVTAIGYGTSDEGMDYWLLKNSWGTNWGDEGYFRMQRNVEAVEGMCGIATLSAYAIV; translated from the exons ATGGCT CTAGCAAGCATTGAATTCACATACCAAATGTACTCTAAATTTATTTGCCTTTGCTTGATCCTCATATTTGGGGCTTGGTCTTCTGAGGCCACTTCTCGAAACGTTCAAGATGCATCCATATATGAGAGATACGAGCAATGGATGGCTCAATACGGACGCCAATACAGCTACATGAATGAGAAGGAGGCTCGCTTCAATATATTCAAGAAAAATGTTGCATTTATTGAATCTTCAAATAATGCAAACAAGCCATACAAAATGAGTGTCAATCAATTTTCAGACCTCACAACTGAAGAGTTCCTAGATAAAAGAACTGGATTCAAGGGTCCTGGGGATATCCCAGTTCCACTTCCGACTACTACTTTCAAGTACGAAAATGTTAGCATGGTGCCATCTTCACTTGACTGGAGAACGAAAGGAGCTGTAATGCCTGTCAAGGACCAAGGCGACTGTG GAAGCTGTTGGGCTTTCGCAACAGTGGGAGCGTTGGAAGGAGCTCATCAGCTTGCTACTGGTGAACTAGTCTCTCTGTCTGAGCAAGAGTTGGTTGATTGTAACACTGTGAACTTCGGCTGTGGTGGTGGCTACCCTGACGTTGCCTTTGAGTACATCATAAACAAACACGGGCTCACAAACGAGGCCAATTATCCCTACAATGCTAGTGATAATGTGTGCAATGCTACAGAGGCAGGCAGCCCTTCAGGCAGCATAACCCGCTACGAAGATGTGCCTGCAAACAATGAACTGGACCTTCTCAAGGCTGTTGCCAATCAACCCGTCTCCGTTTGCTTTGAAGTTACTCAAGAATTCATGCATTATAGTTCAGGTGTGTTCACAGGACCTTGTGGAACGCAGGTCAACCATTGTGTTACAGCTATTGGTTATGGAACAAGTGATGAGGGGATGGACTATTGGTTGCTGAAAAATTCATGGGGCACAAACTGGGGTGACGAAGGTTACTTCAGGATGCAGAGAAATGTAGAGGCAGTGGAGGGAATGTGTGGCATTGCTACATTGTCCGCTTACGCTATTGTATAG